In the Manis javanica isolate MJ-LG chromosome 12, MJ_LKY, whole genome shotgun sequence genome, one interval contains:
- the LOC108410135 gene encoding beta-defensin 103A-like produces the protein MRIFYLLLVLPVLLLMPVPGQGGLISNIQRRYCRYRHGRCAVSTCLPREEQIGHCSTRGQKCCRTKKKI, from the exons ATGAGGATCTTCTACCTTCTCCTTGTGCTGCCCGTGCTGCTCCTGATGCCTGTGCCAG GCCAGGGAGGACTCATCAGTAATATACAAAGGCGTTACTGCAGATACAGACACGGCCGGTGCGCCGtgtccacctgcctccccaggGAGGAGCAGATAGGCCACTGCTCCACGCGCGGCCAGAAGTGTTGCCGGACGAAGAAGAAAATCTAG